The Anomaloglossus baeobatrachus isolate aAnoBae1 chromosome 7 unlocalized genomic scaffold, aAnoBae1.hap1 SUPER_7_unloc_3, whole genome shotgun sequence region ACTTCTCCAGCACAACAACCTTCAGCCATAAGTTCATCGTTTGGCTAAAGAGACATATTCGGCGGCTCCTACCATATCTTCTCCTAGTATCAGCAGCTTTGTCGTTTGCTGTAAGCATCCTATTTATCCCAGAAGGAATTACACAACCACAACCTTCTGTGAACGTCACCCTGGACTCTGGATTCCCTGATTACACGCTCAATACTGTGCACATGATGCTGTTCACCTTCCTTTGTTGCTGGCCTCCCTTCATCATTAGTTTGGTCTCTGCTGGATTCACGGCTTCTTCTCTGATAACACATATTAGGAACATGAAGCGCGGAGTGTTGGGCTTCACCCGCCCTCAGCTGAAGATTTACATCAATGCTGTGAGGACCATGACGCTGCTTATTCTGCTTTCTGTGTCCTATTATTTGATGGTCATATGGTGTTTAGCAATCCCTTATAGATTGGATGATCTGCATTTGCTCAACGGGTTTTTTGGTGTGTCCTTCCCAACCGTAGAAGCTGCCATCATTATCCAGTCCAACTCAAAGCTTAGGAAGACGCTCCGGAGCTGGAGCTCCTCTACATGTAGGAGGATAAGAAAGGTGAATCTAGGATGTGTCCGATGAGTCAGAATGGGGAATAATAATAGGAGAGGGTAGATGACCCTACCGGCTGTAATGCCACGCCGGGAATAGTGGAAAGCCACCGGGTGGAGACCACTTGTCTACATGAAGCTGATGAGACAATATTGTGTGCAGGAGAGAATATATCTGCCACCTACATCATTGTGTGATCCCAACCTGCTCCATCCTTGTAGGAGGCCTCATGTTCTCAGCCTTGTTGGTGGAGGGTCGGATTGGGGCTTTCTTGTAAGATGCATTCCTCAGACATGACGAGGTCCATGCATGCGGGGTCTCCAGGCTTTCAGTTACTTCAGGAACAGTTCTTTTACTTTCTGTGCTATAATAGATGTGAAGATGAAAGAATAAATGGATTCACACTGGATAATGAACTGACTGAAATAATACAATTTACTAAAGTGATAAAATACAGAacaaaaagacataaaaaagcaaAAGATGTAGAATAAACCATCAGCTAGccagaatataaatatatattatagtgAGCGTCCACCACCCCCCATACAGAAGCTTTACAACCCCTATAAAGAGGCTCCACTCCTATACAGAGGCTCcaccacccccatacagaggcttcaCAACCCCTATACAGAGGCTTCACCACCCCTATAAAGAGGCTCCACCCCTATACAGAGGCTGCACCCCTATACAGAGGCTTCACCACCCCTATAAAGAGGCTCCACCCCTATACAGAGGctgcacccccatacagaggctgcacccccatacagaggctttaCAACCCCTATACAGAGGCTTCACCACCCCTATAAAGAGGCTCCACCGCTATATAGAGGCTCCACCATACCCTATACAGAGGCTTCACAACCCctatacagaggctccaccccTATACAGAGGCTTCACCAGCCCCTATACAGAGGCTCCACCATACCCTATACAGAGGCTTCACCACGCGTTATACAGAGGCTTCACAACCCCTATACAGAGGCTTCACAACCCctatacagaggctccaccccTATACAGAGGCTTCACCAGCCCCTATACAGAGGCTCCACCATACCCTATACAGAGGCTTCACCACCCCTTATACAGAGGCTTCACAACCCCTATACAGAGGCTTCACAACCCCTATAAAGAGGCTCCACCCCTATACAGAGGCTTCACCAGCTCCTATACAGAGGCTCCACCATACCCTATACAGAGGCTTCACCACCCCCTTTACAGATGCTCCACTCCCTATACAGAGGCTCCACCATCCTCTATATGGAGGCCCAGATAGACCAGAGAGAAGGCTCCATTCCACGGCTCCACATGGCCTCCACCATTCTTGGTCTAGTCTAATTTTATTTCAGCCTCATAACCTCTCTGATGTCTCTGGGCAGAAAGCCAAGCCGAGTTTAGACATTTCTACAATTAGAACGTGAGTCCTAATGCCACTAATTGGGAATTTGGCTTGGTAGCTGGTTTTCCGTGATACCTTCTACTCTACGCTCTAAATTCGAACATTCCTGAGTTTCTCCATGGTAGATCCTTATGTACAGTATATCTTGTGCCATCATTGAAAAAGGTAAGGATTGCACATCCAAAGCTCATACATTGATCGATACTGTGGTACCATGTCACAGTGAACGTCTTACCATGTCCCTAACCTAAAAAGTGCAGCGCCATGCACCAACCACTGCCGAGGCCACAGCGCACCAACAAAGGGAATGACCTGGTGCCCCAAGGcttccatgctgcaaggcaaagcccccatggCTCCAGACCAGCGCCCCCCAACAGGCACGCCACCACAGCACCAACACTTATGTATAAAGGGAAAGACCAGGTGCCCCATGACCTCTATGCTGCATGGCAAAGCCCCCATGGCTCCATACCAGCGCCACTCAACAGGCACGCCATGACAGCACTAACACCTATATATGGGGAACAACCTGATGCCTCATGGCAATCatactgcaaggcaaagcccccattgATCTGGGCCAGCGCCCCCCACAGGCACACCATCACAGTGCCAAGGCCTATGTATAGGCAGAACGATCTGGTGCCCCACAGCTTCCATGCTACAACATAAAGCCCCCATTGATCTGGGCCAGTGTGTCCCACAGGCACAAGATCACAGCACCAACTTCTATGTATAAAGGGTGTGACCTGGTGCCCCAAAACATCCATGCTGCATTGGGTGATAGGGCAGGGTGGATTACAGTATGGAAACACCTgtcggcagaaaggcaatgaacacaagcAAAGACAATCAGAACCAGGTCAGCAAccgaacctgactgtggctcagtggagagatACATGAAGCAGAACACACAGGACCTCTGGATCAGATCCGAGGCGTGACATTGGTGTCACAGAACTGTGAGAAAAAAGTGACTCTTGTGGTTTATCGCCACTTGGTTATCAATGTCCAATCATAGTGGAGGACAACATACGAGGCAATGAATATAATGATTTATGGTCCCTTCTACCTTATGCTATAGAGCATGTTGCTAAAAGTgaccagtagtgatgagcaagaactaccatgctcgggtgctcgggaaTCATTAAGAGCTGTTGAATGCTCGGGAAAAACTGGAGTACTggagtatgatggaagtcaatgggggacttgagcatttttcccaaGAACTCTTGTTAAAAACTGGTCAAGACCCTATTGACTTCTGTTATACTCGATACATGAGGTCTGcggggaaaacatttctccttgcggagactgacacaccaatctgtctgccagtgaggagacttatagctgatgTATATAGTAGATATAtagtagatgaactctagtgccacctattggaagaaacaatcctaaaagtcaaaagtgaccctccaaGGAGCCTTGTCAAttcattaaagggccacttttgactttcaggattgctacttccaataggtggcgctagagttcatctacttccttcatgaagagacaatttgcattcgGTACATGAGCCGCACCCATCTGAGCATTACCTGCACgttacaagcacctgagcatggtaatactcGGTcttcaccggtgaccacaaatctgCTGCTAACGACGAGGAGAGGAAGCCTTCTGTGGCCTGTTCTTTTCATGGCCGGATCCAGCCTTTTTGTACACACTCCGCTGTATTACCTGTCGCCTAATAACTGCTCAGCATTTCAGGATCATTTTGGAGCCATGTCGCACTTTTGGCGGATTGTTATGGTTCCATCATGATGACGAGTCACCAAATATTAGCAGTGCAACCAGAGATGAAGTGGGGATCAAAGGATGTGGGGCCATGGCTCGGTTTTATGCTTCCTCAAAGGAATTCATCTTTTGAcaagatcacatgttgtgggagacctatcacagtaacgccacacctttttaagatggtggagcctgtcctcCCAAGCAAACTATAGCATTTTACTAAACCAGTTTGTGTGCTGCTGTATCccggtcctgctggtgattgtaccaCTTTGTGCTTGGAGTTGTACAGTTCTACTATTGTCTTGttgcttcctccctgctcttattttcctcctaatctcttttgacttatacgtgtgtgtgtgtgtgtgtgtgtgtgtgtgtgtgtgtgtgcgctatgAGACAGAGATTTGGATTTCCCCTATTTATCTATTTCTGTTACTTTTATCATTCCTGCCCCAGCCCTCCCCAGGGGTTGAAGGTGGGGGTATTAGATCAAAGCTGgtcaggagctagggcaaggaaggcggcccaaataTCCTCGCCATCAGAGGTAAatctgggattagggatagctatGGTCCACTAGCCTGAGTGCCAggctaggagccccctgtcccctgCTCTCCACCCACACCCttacaggtgcattatattatatggataaCTACTGGGAGTacattgtactatatggaggactaggtcGGACTCCTTATACCATAGGGAAGGGCTATGgaagatgcattatactatatgtaaggaaatgtgggggccattatactatatctaAGGCTATGTTGGACTAtatatttggagggctatttgggAGCCATTAtggtatttggagggctatgagtggGACTTTACACTTTATGGAGgcctatttgagggccattatactgtatgcaagtaaTAACACAGTGTGAAGGATtgtgtgaggtccatcatactgtgcggagggctagtgggggccattatactgtttggagggctagtgggggccagtatactgtttggagggctagtgggggccattaaactgtatggagggctagtgggggccattatactgtgcggagggctagtgggggccattatatgtttggagggctagtgggggccattatatgtttggagggctagtgggggcaattatactgtttggagggctaatgggggcctgtaatactattgtatgtactgaggatttc contains the following coding sequences:
- the LOC142259418 gene encoding taste receptor type 2 member 2-like; the encoded protein is MTMNIPLWLSFTLFGFLENLVGIILNTFIVVVNINILRIGNELNPSALLHLLMGVINIFVMTVIIIQGLAFLVFSQIFFIKGVQEFFLTLITVLMYFQYWLIAWLCLFYFSSTTTFSHKFIVWLKRHIRRLLPYLLLVSAALSFAVSILFIPEGITQPQPSVNVTLDSGFPDYTLNTVHMMLFTFLCCWPPFIISLVSAGFTASSLITHIRNMKRGVLGFTRPQLKIYINAVRTMTLLILLSVSYYLMVIWCLAIPYRLDDLHLLNGFFGVSFPTVEAAIIIQSNSKLRKTLRSWSSSTCRRIRKVNLGCVR